Part of the Propioniciclava sp. MC1595 genome is shown below.
CACGAGGTCGTAGGCGCCGTCGCTCAGCTTGGGCAGCACCTGCAGGGCCGCGCCGGCGATCAGGCGGGCGCGGCGGGTCGGGTAGCCGGCGGCGTTGAAGGCCTCGCGGGCCGCGGCCTGGTGCTCGGGCTCGGTGTCGATCGAGGTGAGGATGCCCTCGGGGGCCATGCCGCGCAGCAGGGCCAGGCCGGACACGCCCGTGCCCGTGCCCACCTCGGCCACGGCGCGCGCCTGCAGCACGGAGGTGAGGAAGGTGAGCACGGACGCCGCACCCTGCGACACCGGCACGACGCCCATGCGCTCGGCGGCGGCGCGGGCCGCCGCGGCACCCTCGGCCTCGGGGACGAAGGCCTCGGCCCAGACGGCGGAGGCGGACGGGCGGGCGGCGGGTGTCTTCGCGGCGGCGTTCACGGGGCCCAGCCTAGCCGCAGGCACCCTCGGGCGGTGTCCTACACTGTCGCGCATGGCCAATCCTCCATTCGGGCGCCTCATCACGGCCATGGTGACGCCCTTCACCGACGACGGCTCCCTCGACCTCGACGAGGCGCGCAGGCTCGCCGCGCACCTGGTCGACGAGATGGGCAATGACGCGCTGGTCATCAACGGCACGACCGGCGAGTCCCCGACCACGAACGACGACGAGAAGCTCGAGCTGCTCAAGGCCGTGGTGAGCGAGGTCGGTGACCGCGCCAAGGTGATCGCCGGCGTCGGCACGAACGAGACGGCCGCCACGATCAAGCGGTGCCGCGACGCGGCCGAGGCCGAGTGCGACGGCCTCCTCGTCGTGACGCCCTACTACAGCAAGCCCCCGGCCGACGCGCTCCTGGAGCACTTCGTCCTGGTGGCCGACGCGAGCGAGCTGCCGGTCATGCTCTACGACATCCCCTCCCGCTCGGGCATCCCGATCCCGGAGGAGACGATCATCGAGCTGGCCCGCCACCCGCGCATCGTCGCGGTGAAGGACGCCAAGGGCGACCTCGTCAGCTCGGCCAAGGTGATGTCGGTCACCGACCTGGCCTACTACTCCGGCGACGACGCCATGACCCTGCCGCTCATGTCGGTGGGCGGCGTCGGCGTCGTGGGCACCTCGACGCACTTCAGCGGGGCGCTCACCAAGGAGTGGATGGACCTGTTGGCCGACGGCGACCACGAGAGCGCGCTGGAGGTCTACCGCCGCCTGCTCCCGGTCTACACGGGGGTCTTCGCGACCCAGGGCTGCATGCTGGTCAAGGCCGGCCTCGCCGCGCGCGGGTTCAACGCCGCCGTGCTGCGCCGCCCGCTCAAGCCCGCCAGCCCGTCGCAGGCGCGCACCTTCGTCCAGCTCCTGGAAGCGGCCGGCCTGTAGGGTCGGCCGTCCGGGCGAAGGGCAGGCCAGCATGGACTTCAACTTGTGGGAGATCACCGCACTGGTGGTCCTCGCGATCATCGTGTTCGGTCCTGAGAAGCTGCCCGAGCTCGCCCGCAAGGCCGCCCGCGTCCTGAACTACCTGCGCCGCATCGGCAACGACGCGCGCGGGCAGCTGCGCAAGGAGCTGGGCGACGAGTTCGCCGACATCTCCCTGGCCGACCTCAACCCCAAGACCTTCGTCGCCAAGCACCTGCTGTCGGGCGACGAGGTCGAGGACCTGCGCCAGATCCGCGAGGAGGCACTCGCCAGCGGCCAGATCGTCCGCGACACGATGGACGAGGCCCGGGGCAAGGAGCGCAAGCCCGAGGAGGACCCCTCCGAGGCGGCGGACGCCACGCCCGGCGACCCGGGGGTGGACCCGGCCGGGCCCGCGGCGTCCGAGCCCGTCGACCACGTTCTGGCGACCGTGCCGTACGACCCCGAGGCGACCTGACCGTTGCGCTAACCTTCGCTCGTGAGCGGATCCCCTTCCTCGATCTTCGTCTCGCGGATCAAGGGCCTGCCCGTGCTGGACGCCAGCGGCGACCAGGTCGGCAAGGTGCGTGACGTCGTCGTACAGAACAGGACCAACGCCAGGTCGCCCCGGGTCAAGGGCCTGGTGGTGGAGCTGCTGCGCCTGCGCAAGGTGTTCCTGCCGATGGAGCGCGTGCACGCGATCGACGCCCAGCAGGTGATCATCCAGGGCGTGGTCAACACCGTCGCCTTCCAGCGCCGCGAGGCCGAGGCGCTCGTCTACGAGGACCTGTTCGACAAGAAGATCGACAGACCCGGGGAGCGGCCGGCGTCCATCTTCGACCTGTCGATCGTGCAGACCCGCACCCGTGCGTGGGAGGTGGACGAGGTGGCCCTGAAGGAGGTCACCAGCCGGTCGGTGTTCTCGCGCGGGCACGTCGTGGTCGTCGACTGGGACGAGGTGCCCGACTTCTTCGTCGAGTCCGGGCAGGGGACCGAGCAGGTGCTGGCCCAGCTGGCCGAGATGAAGCCCGCCGACGTCGCCCGTGAGCTGCACGAGATGAGCCCCGAGCGCCGCGCCGAGGTCGTCGAGGCGCTGGAGGACGAGGTCCTCGCCGAGGCGCTGGAGGAGCTGCCCGAGTCCGAGCAGGTGCGCGTCATCCAGACCCTGGACACCGAGCGCGCCGCCGACATCCTCGAGGAGATGGACCCCGACGACGCGGCCGACCTGATCGCCGAGCTGAACCCCGAGCTCGCCGAGGCGCTGCTGCAGCGGATGGAGCCCGAGGACGCCGAGGACGTCCGCCTGCTGCTGAACTACGACCGCGCCACCGCCGGTGGCCTGATGACCCCCGAGCCGGTGGTGCTGGGCCCCGACGCCACGGTCGCCGACTGCCTCGCGCTGCTGCGCAACGAGGAGGTGACGCCCGCGTTGGCGGCGTTGGCGTTCCTCTGCCGCCCGCCGCTGGACACCCCGACCGGCCGCTACCTGGGCGCCGTGCACATCCAGCGCTTGTTGCGCGAGCCGCCGTCCATGCTGGCCGCCGGCCTGGTCGACAGCTCGATCACGCCGCTGGCGCCGAGCGCCGACGTCGCGCACGTCAGCCGCTACTTCGCGACCTACGACCTCGTGTGCGCCCCCGTCGTCAACGACAAGGGGATGCTCGTGGGTGCGGTCACGGTCGACGATGTGCTCGACCACATCCTCCCGGCCGACTGGCGCCGCATCCAGCTCGCGCAGGGCGTGAGCGATGGCTGAGCAGCCCGAACGGCTCAACACGCCCGGACGCCAGCGCACCTGGCTGCCCAAGGTGAAGTTCTCCGAGGACGCGTTCGGCGCGTTCGCCGAGGCGTTCGCCCGTTTCATGGGCACCGCGCGCTTCCTGATCTGGATGTCGATCTTCGTCGCCGGCTGGATCATCATGAACACGTTCTTCCCCCACGTGCTCAACGACGGCTTCCCGTTCATGCTGCTCACGTTGATCCTGTCGATCCAGGCCTCGTACGCCGCACCGCTGATCCTGCTGGCGCAGAACCGCCAGGAGGCCCGCGACCGCGTGACCGCCGAGAACGACCGCCGGGTGGCCGCCCAGTCCCGCGCCGACATGGACTTCCTCGCCCGCGAGATCGCCTCGCTGCGCATGCGCATCAACGACATGCCCACCCGCGACTTCATCCGCAGTGAGCTGCGCGACCTGCTCGAGGAGCTGAACCGCGGCGATGCCGACGACGAGGGCAACGACAAGGCCGGACGCCGCTGACGCGTCCCTGCCCAGCTTTCATGAGATACCCCCTGGGGGTATGGTGGAGCGCATGGCTGACGAGCACGACCGCCACCAGCACCACGCCCACGCCGTGGAGGAACGCGAGGGGCACGGGGGCCACGACCAGCACGCGGCGCACGACGAACACGCGGGCCACGACGAACACGCGGGCCACGGTGGCCACGACCACTCCGACCACGTGGCGCAGTACCGGCGGCTGTTCTGGGTCATGTTGGTGCTCGCGATCCCGGTGGTGGCGCTGTCGCCGATGTTCGCCGGGCTCGTCGGCTACGAGCTCCCGGACGTCGGGTGGCTGGCCTGGATCCCGCCCGTGCTCGGCACCGTGGTCTACGCGTGGGGCGGGCGGCCCTTCCTGACCGGGGCCGTCGACGAGATCCGTGCCCGCAAGCCCGGGATGATGCTGCTGATCGGCATGGCGATCACGGTCGCGTTCCTGGCGTCGTGGGGGGCGACCCTCGGCTTGCTGCACCACGAGCTCGACTTCTGGTGGGAGCTCGCGCTGCTGGTCGTGATCATGTTGCTGGGCCACTGGCTCGAGATGCGGTCGCTGGCGCAGACGACGTCGGCGCTCGACTCCTTGGCCGCCCTGCTGCCCGACGAGGCGGAGCGGGTCGTCGGTGATTCGGTCGAGACGGTCGCCCCGGCCGACCTCGAACGCGGTGACGTGGTCGTCGTGCGCCCGGGCGGGCGGGTGCCGGCCGATGGTCGGATCGTGTCCGGCTCGGCCAGCATGGACGAGTCGATGATCACCGGTGAGTCGAAGGCCGTCCGCCGCGAGGAGGGCGACCCGGTGGTCGCCGGCACCGTCGCCACCGACTCGGGGCTGCGCGTCGAGGTGACCGCGGTGGGGGAGGACACGGCGCTGGCCGGCATCCGACGCCTGGTCGCCGACGCCCAGGCCAGCTCGTCGCGCGCCCAGCGGCTGGCCGACACCGCCGCCGGCTGGCTGTTCTGGTTCGCCCTGGGTGCCGCCGTCCTCACCGCGATCGTCTGGGGAGCGCTCGGCCTGCCCGACCAGGCCGTCATGCGCGCGATCACGGTGCTCGTCATCGCCTGCCCCCACGCCCTGGGGCTGGCGATCCCGCTGGTGGTCTCGATCGCGACCGAGCGGGCCGCCCGCGCCGGCGTCCTGGTCAAGGACCGCCTCGCGCTGGAGTCCATGCGCACCGTCGACGTCGTCCTGTTCGACAAGACCGGCACCCTGACGCAGGGACGCCCCGCCGTCACCGAGGTCGCCCCCGACGGCGACCTGGCCGAGGACGCGCTGGTGCGGCTGGCGGCCGCGGCCGAGGCCGACTCCGAGCATCCGCTCGCGCGCGCCATCGTGGCGGACGCCGAGCAGCGCGGCCTGTCCCTCCCGTCGGCGTCGGAGTTCACGTCGGCGCCCGCGATCGGGGTGTCGGCGCTGGTCGAGGGGCGCCGCGTCCAGGTGGGCGGGCCCAACCTGCTGCAGCAGGAGGGTGCGGAGGAACTGCCCGTGGCCGATGGGTGGCGCGACGAGGGGGCGATCATCCTGCACGTGCTCGTCGACGGAGCGGTGGCGGGTGCGCTGCGGCTGGCCGACGAGATCCGGCCCGAGTCGAAGGAGGCGGTCGACGCGCTCCACGCCCGGGGCGTCCGGGTCGTGATGATCACCGGAGATGCCGAGGCCGTCGCCGCCGATGTGGCGGGCAAGCTGGGCATCGAGCGCTGGTTCGCGGGCGTGCGGCCCGAGGACAAGGCGTCCACGGTCGCCGGGCTGCAGGACGAGGGCCACACGGTCGCGATGGTGGGCGACGGCGTCAACGACGCGCCCGCCCTCGCGCAGGCCGACGTCGGCATCGCGATCGGGGCGGGCACCGACGTGGCCATCGCGTCGGCGGGGGTCATCCTGGCCAGCGACGACCCCCGCTCGGTCGTGTCGGTCATCGAGCTGTCGCGGGCGAGCTACGCCAAGATGAAGCAGAACCTGTGGTGGGCGGCCGGTTACAACCTGCTCGCCGTCCCGTTCGCGGCCGGGGTGCTGGCCCCGATCGGGTTCGTGCTGCCGATGTCGGTGGGGGCCGTGCTGATGTCGCTGTCCACGATCGTGGTGGCGCTGAACGCCCAGCTGCTCCGCAGGCTGGACCTCCGCCCCGAGGCCGTTGTCACCCGCCGGTAAGGTGGGGCGCATGTCTGTCGAAAGCCTGAACGCCGCTGTCTGGGACGTGCTGTCCCGCGTCAACGACCCCGAGATCCACAAGCCCATCACCGAGCTGGGCATGGTCGAGCAGGTGGAGGTCGACGACACCGGGCACGCGAGCGTGAAGGTGCTGCTGACGATCTCGGGGTGCCCCATGAAGGGCACCATCGAGCACGACGTGCACGCGGCCCTGCAGCAGGTCGAGGGCATCACGTCGCTCGACCTCGAGTTCGGGGTGATGACCGACGAGCAGCGCGCCGAGTTGAAGACCAAGCTGCGCGGCGGCGTCGAGGAGCGGTCGATCCCCTTCGCGCGGGCCGACAACCTGACCCAGGTGATCCTCGTGGCGTCCGGCAAGGGCGGGGTGGGCAAGTCGTCGGTCACCGTGAACCTGGCCCAGGCGCTCGCCCAGCTGGGCAAGAAGGTCGGCGTGATGGACGCCGACATCTACGGCCACTCCATCCCGCCGATGCTGGGCATCGCCGACGAGGACGTGACCGGCATCGACGACATGATCCTGCCCGTGACCGTGAACGGCCTGCAGGTGATCTCGATCGGCATGCTCAAGCAGTCCCGCGACCAGGTGATCGCGTGGCGCGGCCCGATCCTGGACCGCGCGATCCAGCAGTTCCTGGCCGACGTGTACTGGGGCGACCT
Proteins encoded:
- a CDS encoding O-methyltransferase: MGPVNAAAKTPAARPSASAVWAEAFVPEAEGAAAARAAAERMGVVPVSQGAASVLTFLTSVLQARAVAEVGTGTGVSGLALLRGMAPEGILTSIDTEPEHQAAAREAFNAAGYPTRRARLIAGAALQVLPKLSDGAYDLVLVDGDPLEYVEYVEQGLRLLRPGGLLVLNHALADGRVADERNEDDEVVIIREALTAVSDSDELAPVLLPVGDGLLVARRA
- the dapA gene encoding 4-hydroxy-tetrahydrodipicolinate synthase, whose amino-acid sequence is MANPPFGRLITAMVTPFTDDGSLDLDEARRLAAHLVDEMGNDALVINGTTGESPTTNDDEKLELLKAVVSEVGDRAKVIAGVGTNETAATIKRCRDAAEAECDGLLVVTPYYSKPPADALLEHFVLVADASELPVMLYDIPSRSGIPIPEETIIELARHPRIVAVKDAKGDLVSSAKVMSVTDLAYYSGDDAMTLPLMSVGGVGVVGTSTHFSGALTKEWMDLLADGDHESALEVYRRLLPVYTGVFATQGCMLVKAGLAARGFNAAVLRRPLKPASPSQARTFVQLLEAAGL
- a CDS encoding sec-independent translocase, whose translation is MDFNLWEITALVVLAIIVFGPEKLPELARKAARVLNYLRRIGNDARGQLRKELGDEFADISLADLNPKTFVAKHLLSGDEVEDLRQIREEALASGQIVRDTMDEARGKERKPEEDPSEAADATPGDPGVDPAGPAASEPVDHVLATVPYDPEAT
- a CDS encoding DUF1003 domain-containing protein codes for the protein MAEQPERLNTPGRQRTWLPKVKFSEDAFGAFAEAFARFMGTARFLIWMSIFVAGWIIMNTFFPHVLNDGFPFMLLTLILSIQASYAAPLILLAQNRQEARDRVTAENDRRVAAQSRADMDFLAREIASLRMRINDMPTRDFIRSELRDLLEELNRGDADDEGNDKAGRR
- a CDS encoding heavy metal translocating P-type ATPase; translated protein: MADEHDRHQHHAHAVEEREGHGGHDQHAAHDEHAGHDEHAGHGGHDHSDHVAQYRRLFWVMLVLAIPVVALSPMFAGLVGYELPDVGWLAWIPPVLGTVVYAWGGRPFLTGAVDEIRARKPGMMLLIGMAITVAFLASWGATLGLLHHELDFWWELALLVVIMLLGHWLEMRSLAQTTSALDSLAALLPDEAERVVGDSVETVAPADLERGDVVVVRPGGRVPADGRIVSGSASMDESMITGESKAVRREEGDPVVAGTVATDSGLRVEVTAVGEDTALAGIRRLVADAQASSSRAQRLADTAAGWLFWFALGAAVLTAIVWGALGLPDQAVMRAITVLVIACPHALGLAIPLVVSIATERAARAGVLVKDRLALESMRTVDVVLFDKTGTLTQGRPAVTEVAPDGDLAEDALVRLAAAAEADSEHPLARAIVADAEQRGLSLPSASEFTSAPAIGVSALVEGRRVQVGGPNLLQQEGAEELPVADGWRDEGAIILHVLVDGAVAGALRLADEIRPESKEAVDALHARGVRVVMITGDAEAVAADVAGKLGIERWFAGVRPEDKASTVAGLQDEGHTVAMVGDGVNDAPALAQADVGIAIGAGTDVAIASAGVILASDDPRSVVSVIELSRASYAKMKQNLWWAAGYNLLAVPFAAGVLAPIGFVLPMSVGAVLMSLSTIVVALNAQLLRRLDLRPEAVVTRR
- a CDS encoding Mrp/NBP35 family ATP-binding protein, whose amino-acid sequence is MSVESLNAAVWDVLSRVNDPEIHKPITELGMVEQVEVDDTGHASVKVLLTISGCPMKGTIEHDVHAALQQVEGITSLDLEFGVMTDEQRAELKTKLRGGVEERSIPFARADNLTQVILVASGKGGVGKSSVTVNLAQALAQLGKKVGVMDADIYGHSIPPMLGIADEDVTGIDDMILPVTVNGLQVISIGMLKQSRDQVIAWRGPILDRAIQQFLADVYWGDLDFLLVDLPPGTGDVAMSLGTKLPNAEVLVVTTPQQAAAEVAERAGTMASMVEQKVLGVVENMAYLETVCPHCSESHRVDLFGSGGGARVAEALTLRLGYDVPLLAEVPIDQAMSAAGDSGVPLVGSDASRPAAQALTGLAERLATRKRGLAGRKLNLLVN
- a CDS encoding magnesium transporter MgtE N-terminal domain-containing protein — its product is MSGSPSSIFVSRIKGLPVLDASGDQVGKVRDVVVQNRTNARSPRVKGLVVELLRLRKVFLPMERVHAIDAQQVIIQGVVNTVAFQRREAEALVYEDLFDKKIDRPGERPASIFDLSIVQTRTRAWEVDEVALKEVTSRSVFSRGHVVVVDWDEVPDFFVESGQGTEQVLAQLAEMKPADVARELHEMSPERRAEVVEALEDEVLAEALEELPESEQVRVIQTLDTERAADILEEMDPDDAADLIAELNPELAEALLQRMEPEDAEDVRLLLNYDRATAGGLMTPEPVVLGPDATVADCLALLRNEEVTPALAALAFLCRPPLDTPTGRYLGAVHIQRLLREPPSMLAAGLVDSSITPLAPSADVAHVSRYFATYDLVCAPVVNDKGMLVGAVTVDDVLDHILPADWRRIQLAQGVSDG